GGACACAGCTCGGGTGAGTTCCCAGGGACGGAGCAGCCCGGGGGCTCCCAGGCCGTGCCAGGTCaccctgcagggagcccaggTCACCCTGGAGTGATCCCAATCCCCCCTGGATCCATTCCAGTTCACCCTGCAGGGATCCCAGGTCACCCTGCAGGGATCCCAGGTCACCCTGGAGTGATCCCAATCCCCCCTGGATCCATCTCAGCTCACCCTGCAGGGATCCCAATCCcccctggatccatcccaggtCACCCTGCAGGGATCCCAGGTCACCCTGGAGTGATCCCAGTTCCCTTTGGATCCATCCCAGCTCACCCTGGAGCCATCCCAGGTCACCCTGGAGTGATCCCAGTTCccctggagccatcccagcTCACCCCGGAGCCATCCCAGTTCACCTTAGGCCATCCCAGTTCACCGTGGAGCCATCCCAGTTCCCCTGGAGCCATCCCAGGTCACTCTGGAGTGATTCCAGCTCACCCTGGAGTCATCCCAGTTTCCCCCAGGCCATCCCAGTTCCCTTTGAATCCATCCCAGTTCACCCTGGATCCATCCTGGTTCCCCCTGGGGACATCCTGGTTATCTTTTCCCAAAACCCCgtttttcaccccaaaattcccttcCGGCCCCACAAATGAGGAACACCTGGAATTCCTGAGGGCTCTTCCAGCCACGGCCgggtgggaagggatggatTTGTGTCCATCCCAAATTTTTGGGAATCCCTCCCAAGTCCTTCAACCCCACTCCCAGCCAACCTTGGGGTTCCCCAAAACCCCgtttttcaccccaaaattccctcgCAGCCCCACAAATGAGGAACACCTGGAATTCCTAAGGCTCTTccatccatggcagggtggGGTTTGTGTCCATCCCAAATTTTTGGGAATCCCTCCCAAATCCTTCAACCCCACTCCCAGCCAACCTCAGCGTTCCCCAAAACCCCgtttttcaccccaaaattccctcgCAGCCCCGCGCCCGAGGAGCAGCCGGCGTTCCCGCGGGCGCTGTTCCGGCCGCTGGCCGTGGCCGTGTCCTGGGGCGCGCGCCCGGCCGAAGGCACCGACCAAAGCACTTTAGAgccgcggcccggccccggcgaCTCGCCGGTCAGCGCCGGCCACCGGGCCACCGAGCCCCCGGACGGCCGCCGGGCCGAGGCGCCGTCCCCCGAGGAGCAGCACCCCCAGAAGGAACCAAAGCAGCCGGAAGGGCTCGGCGCCGAGCGCGGCCGCGGGGGCGTCCGGCGGCCGGAGTGGATCTCCAGGAGCCCCAGCCCGTCCTTCCCGGAGCCGCGGCCGGCGCCGGACGGAGCGACCGGCTCGGCCTTCGGCCGGGAAGCGGCGCCGGCGTCGCGCAGAGCCAAAGCCAAAGCCTCGGAGAGCTGCCGGCGGAAAGCGGCGCCGGCCGAGCCGGAGCCGGCCGAGCCGGGCCCCGCGGCCGAGTGGACGCTGCCCGAGCCGGACGCGGTGGGCAAGCAGTCGTGGACGGTGAACGCCGAGGACTCGGTGGAGCGGCTGCTGCCGGAGGCGGCCGAGGTGCGGCCGTACGTGTGcggggtgctgctggaggagcccccCAAGGacgaggagctggagcaggacgAGGAGAACCCCAGCGTGTTCACCTGCATCGAGTGCAGCATCTACTTCCGCCGCAAGGAGCACCTGCTGGAGCACATGCTGCAGCACAACCGCGGCGCCGAGCGCGGCGCCGACGCGCCCGCCGGCCGCTGCCGCTTCTGCTGCGGCGAGTGCGGCTGGGCCTTCGCCGAGCCGGCGGCGCTGGAGCGGCACAAGAGGCTCCACCAGGAGTCCCGCGAGAAGATCATCGAGGAGATCCAGAAGCTGAACGAGTTCCCGGACGAGGGGCGCGAGGCCCGGCTGCAGTGCCCCAAATGCGTTTTCGGCACCAACTCCTCCAAGATCTTCGTGCAGCACGCCAAGATGCACGtcaaggagaggaaggagaacGCCTCCAGGAGCTCCGGCCTCTTCGGAGAGCTCCGCGACGGCGCCGGGCACGGCCTCTACAAACCCTTCCGAGCCGACGAGCTGCCGAcggcggcgccgccgcccggcAAAGCGCCGAGCGCCTGCGTCCTCTGCGGCTTCCCGGCGCCCAACGAGCACATCCTCAAGGAGCACCTGAGATACGCCCACTCCCACTTCTCCTGGCAGGCCGAGAGCTTCGAGGACGATCCCAACCAGCCCGGCACCAGCCGCGACTCCTAcagccccgcccggcccgcccgcTTCGCCGACGCCGAGAGAAACTTCCCGGAGCGGCTCTTCCCGCCGCCGTGCCGGGAAGGTTCCTCCTCCCTCTACGACCTCACCCCGCCCGCCTTCGCCTTGGGCCAGCCCAGGTTGGACAAGAGCGACCAAGGGGCCACCAAGAAGGAGCTTCAGGGCTTCCACCACGCCAGGAAGGCGGCGCCGTACTCCCACCAAAGTCTGGCGTTGGCCGGGTTCTCCTCGTCCAAAGGATTCTCGCACTCGgcgctgcagcagctgaggaagagaGCGGccacccagcagctggagggcgACGGGGACAACCTCCGCGGCCACCACGCGGGGCCGGAGGAGCCGCGGCACAGGTGGGCGCCGGAGGAGATGGACCCTGGTGACGGCCGGGCCGCCGCCGGCGCCGTCACCGTCACCGTCCCTCGGGCCGCGCTGGAGCTCAAGAGGACCTTCGGGGCCACCCTGAGGGCCACGGACCCGGCGGTGGCCTCGGaggagcagcggcagcagctgaggatgaCGGTGCCCGTGGTGGTCCTGGAGGAGATGAGCGCCCACCCCAGGGCCGCCAAGAGGCCGCGGGGGAAGCCCCTCAAGAAGAAGCTTTTCCCACCACGGGAGTTCCTGCTGGAGGAACCCCTTCCCCTGGACGTTCTCCTGCTGGACGCTCCCCTGGAGGGTCCCCTGGAGCTCGAGGAGCTGCTGGACTCGGAGGCCACCATGCTGAAGAACGAGGAGAGGAAATGTCCCTACTGCCCCGACCGCTTCCACAACGGCATCGGCCTGGCCAACCACGTGCGCGGCCACCTCAACCGCGTCGGCGTCAGCTACAACGTGCGGCACTTCATCTCGGCCGAGGAGGTCAAGGCCATCGAGCAGAAGTTCTCCttccagaagaagaagaaaaaaggtagTTTGTACCAAATTCCCGCTTCCCGGAGCGCCCGCGGGGAGGTCTTCTGCTCCCGCCCGGCCTCGGGGACCTGCGGGGTGggctctggggtttggggggccACAAGGTCAGAGGTGTTGGTGGCCCTGGTGGCTACAAACCAACCTGGACATCTGACCTGAGGGTctctggtggccctggtggctACAAACCAACCTGGACATCTGACCAGAGGTTTTGGTGGTCCTGGTGGCTACAAACCAACCTGGACATCTGACCTTGGGTCTTGGTGGTCCTGGTGGCtacaaacccacctggacatCTGACCTGAGCTCTTGGTGGTCCTGGTGGCTACAAACCATCCTGGACATCTGACCAGAGGTTTTGGTGGTCCTGGTGGCTACAAACCATCCTGGACATCTGACCAGAGGTtttggtggtgctggtggctACAAACCAAGTTGGGCATCTGACCATGGTTCTTGGTGGTCTTCATGGCTACCAACCCACCTGGGCATCTGACCATGGGTCTTGGTGGTCCTGGTGGCTACAAACCATCCTGGACATCTGACCATGGGTCTTGGTGGTCCTGGTGGCTACAAACCAAGTTGGGCATCTGACCTTGGGTCTTGGTGGTCCTGGTGGCTACCAACCCACCTGGGCATCTGACCTGAGCTCTTGGTGGTCCTGGTGGCTACAAACCATCCTGGACATCTGACCTGAggtggattttgggttttttttgtgtttctgggtggggttttttgggttccaggtgggttttttgggttcctggtggttttttgggttcctgatggattttttgggggatttttgggttCCTGGTGGTTTTTGGTGGCCCCGATCCCGCCCGTGACCATATCTCCTCTTTCCAGTGGCCAACTTCGACCCGGGCACCTTCAGCCTGATGGGCTGAattttgggggtattttttggggtatttttggtggtgttttttgggCTCctcttggttttttgggttcctggtggatttttttgggatttttgggttcCTGGTGGTTTTTGGTGGCCCCGATCCCGCCCGTGACCACCTTTCCTCTTTCCAGTGGCCAACTTCGACCCGGGCACCTTCAGCCTGATGCGCTGaatttttggggtatttttggtggtgttttgggctcttcttggttttttgggttcctggtggatttttttgggatttttgggttcCTGGTGGATTTTGGTGGCCCCGATCCCACCCGTGACCACCTCTCCTCTTTCCAGTGGCCAACTTCGACCCGGGCACCTTCAGCCTGATGGGCTGaatttttggggtatttttggtggtttttggtgGCGTTTTTTGGGCTCctcttggttttttgggttcctggtggatttttttgggatttttgggttcCTGGTGGTTTTGGTGGCCCCGATCCCACCCGTGACCACCTCTCCTCTTTCCAGTGGCCAACTTCGACCCGGGCAACCTTCAGCCTGATGGGCTGAATTGTGGGGGCattttttggggtattttttggtggtttttggtgGCGTTTTTTGGGCTCCTCTTGGTTTTTGGGTTCctggtggatttttttgggatttttgggttcCTGGTGGATTTGGTGGCCCCGATCCCACCCGTGACCACCTCNNNNNNNNNNNNNNNNNNNNNNNNNNNNNNNNNNNNNNNNNNNNNNNNNNNNNNNNNNNNNNNNNNNNNNNNNNNNNNNNNNNNNNNNNNNNNNNNNNNNNNNNNNNNNNNNNNNNNNNNNNNNNNNNNNNNNNNNNNNNNNNNNNNNNNNNNNNNNNNNNNNNNNNNNNNNNNNNNNNNNNNNNNNNNNNNNNNNNNNNNNNNNNNNNNNNNNNNNNNNNNNNNNNNNNNNNNNNNNNNNNNNNNNNNNNNNNNNNNNNNNNNNNNNNNNNNNNNNNNNNNNNNNNNNNNNNNNNNNNNNNNNNNNNNNNNNNNNNNNNNNNNNNNNNNNNNNNNNNNNNNNNNNNNNNNNNNNNNNNNNNNN
This portion of the Serinus canaria isolate serCan28SL12 chromosome 25, serCan2020, whole genome shotgun sequence genome encodes:
- the LOC127060721 gene encoding protein Wiz-like, with the protein product MEESAPPFPQRPGDGGRALLMPPEPGPEPGPEPAFLQDAKAAAQSAAPPGTRLQEEEEEEEEEEETFYGGAEEEPAAAGPELREEPSDFFSSLARHEPDVALEAHDEADEPDPALSGAVPAAAHRTQLGPAPEEQPAFPRALFRPLAVAVSWGARPAEGTDQSTLEPRPGPGDSPVSAGHRATEPPDGRRAEAPSPEEQHPQKEPKQPEGLGAERGRGGVRRPEWISRSPSPSFPEPRPAPDGATGSAFGREAAPASRRAKAKASESCRRKAAPAEPEPAEPGPAAEWTLPEPDAVGKQSWTVNAEDSVERLLPEAAEVRPYVCGVLLEEPPKDEELEQDEENPSVFTCIECSIYFRRKEHLLEHMLQHNRGAERGADAPAGRCRFCCGECGWAFAEPAALERHKRLHQESREKIIEEIQKLNEFPDEGREARLQCPKCVFGTNSSKIFVQHAKMHVKERKENASRSSGLFGELRDGAGHGLYKPFRADELPTAAPPPGKAPSACVLCGFPAPNEHILKEHLRYAHSHFSWQAESFEDDPNQPGTSRDSYSPARPARFADAERNFPERLFPPPCREGSSSLYDLTPPAFALGQPRLDKSDQGATKKELQGFHHARKAAPYSHQSLALAGFSSSKGFSHSALQQLRKRAATQQLEGDGDNLRGHHAGPEEPRHRWAPEEMDPGDGRAAAGAVTVTVPRAALELKRTFGATLRATDPAVASEEQRQQLRMTVPVVVLEEMSAHPRAAKRPRGKPLKKKLFPPREFLLEEPLPLDVLLLDAPLEGPLELEELLDSEATMLKNEERKCPYCPDRFHNGIGLANHVRGHLNRVGVSYNVRHFISAEEVKAIEQKFSFQKKKKKVANFDPGTFSLMG